From the genome of Halomonas sp. I5-271120, one region includes:
- a CDS encoding TRAP transporter permease, with protein sequence MSDSATSPIVPGSQANHARPILWLIALVAVGLSLFQLYSAGIQPLGLFYQRSIHLALIMMLAFLMFPVFGPNRRRGIVGGVIDLAFFAGAVVTGGYLVLYLDDIFNRAGFWNDTDIIIGCIATVTVLEASRRAVGLGMTVIGILALLYAFAGPRGELPWLGQFLPGIMEHRGYNLDRVVGQLYLGQEGIFGLPMGVAATYIFIFVLFGAFLEITGAGKFFIDMAYAATGRQRGGPAKAAVLASAGMGSISGSAIANVVTTGAFTIPLMKRLGFKPAQAGGIEAAASTGGQIMPPLMGAGAFLIAEYTQVPYLEVVKVSVLPAILYFATVYLFVHIIALKQGMQGMPRSELPQMREVMRSGWHFLLPLGVLVWLLVMNMSPMRVGYFAVITMLVVAALRFSVWFLFVAPAQGQPVTGPRIREALWAGVVKVTQGLELGARNAVAVSMACAVAGIIVGVVGLTGLGLKFSAMMLAFSDGNLLLALVMVLLASLVLGMGLPVTASYIVLIVLVGPALSNEFGVPLLIAHLVVFWYSQDSNVTPPIALAGFAGAAIAGSKPMETGFQAWKFAKGLYLIPLFMVFNPEIIIGGPVPVVIWNGVIAILALGAFAAALEGYLFTRMSWPVRLVIVPAIVGVFYPDLRAEIAGATVMALAIAGNWLACRREASPTAA encoded by the coding sequence ATGAGCGATTCGGCAACTTCCCCTATCGTGCCTGGCAGCCAGGCCAACCATGCGCGACCGATTCTGTGGCTGATCGCCCTGGTGGCGGTGGGCCTGTCGCTGTTTCAGCTCTACTCGGCCGGTATCCAGCCGCTGGGCCTCTTCTACCAGCGCAGCATCCACCTGGCGCTGATCATGATGCTGGCCTTCCTGATGTTCCCGGTCTTTGGCCCGAACCGCCGGCGGGGCATCGTGGGCGGGGTGATCGATCTGGCCTTCTTCGCCGGGGCGGTGGTCACCGGCGGCTACCTGGTGCTGTATCTGGATGACATCTTCAACCGCGCCGGCTTCTGGAACGACACCGATATCATCATCGGCTGCATCGCCACGGTCACGGTGCTCGAGGCCAGCCGCCGGGCGGTGGGGCTCGGCATGACGGTGATCGGCATCCTGGCGCTGCTTTACGCCTTCGCTGGCCCGCGGGGCGAGCTGCCCTGGCTCGGCCAATTCCTGCCCGGGATCATGGAGCATCGCGGCTACAATCTGGATCGGGTCGTGGGTCAGCTGTATCTGGGACAGGAGGGCATCTTCGGCCTGCCGATGGGGGTGGCCGCCACCTATATCTTCATCTTCGTGCTGTTCGGCGCCTTCCTCGAGATCACCGGGGCCGGCAAGTTCTTCATCGACATGGCCTACGCGGCCACCGGACGCCAGCGCGGCGGCCCGGCCAAGGCGGCGGTGCTCGCCTCGGCGGGGATGGGCTCGATCTCGGGTAGCGCCATCGCCAACGTGGTCACCACCGGGGCCTTCACCATTCCGCTGATGAAGCGGTTGGGCTTCAAGCCGGCCCAGGCCGGGGGCATCGAGGCCGCGGCCTCCACCGGTGGGCAGATCATGCCGCCGCTGATGGGCGCGGGCGCCTTCCTGATCGCCGAATATACTCAGGTGCCCTACCTCGAAGTGGTCAAGGTCAGCGTGCTGCCGGCCATTCTCTACTTCGCCACCGTCTACCTGTTCGTGCACATCATCGCCCTCAAGCAGGGCATGCAGGGCATGCCGCGCAGTGAGCTTCCTCAGATGCGCGAGGTGATGCGCTCGGGCTGGCACTTCCTGCTGCCGCTGGGGGTGTTGGTATGGCTGCTGGTGATGAACATGTCGCCGATGCGGGTCGGCTACTTTGCGGTGATCACCATGCTGGTGGTGGCAGCCCTGCGCTTCTCGGTGTGGTTCCTGTTCGTGGCGCCGGCCCAAGGCCAGCCGGTGACCGGTCCGCGCATTCGCGAGGCGCTGTGGGCCGGGGTGGTCAAGGTGACGCAGGGCCTGGAGCTTGGTGCACGCAACGCCGTGGCGGTGTCGATGGCCTGCGCGGTGGCCGGCATCATCGTCGGCGTGGTCGGCCTGACCGGCCTGGGGCTCAAGTTCTCGGCGATGATGCTGGCCTTCTCGGACGGCAACCTCTTGCTGGCGTTGGTCATGGTGCTGCTGGCAAGCTTGGTGCTGGGTATGGGCCTGCCGGTGACGGCGAGCTATATCGTACTCATCGTGCTGGTCGGTCCGGCGCTGTCCAACGAGTTCGGCGTGCCGCTGCTGATCGCACACCTGGTGGTGTTCTGGTATTCCCAGGACTCCAACGTCACGCCGCCGATTGCGCTGGCGGGCTTCGCCGGGGCGGCGATAGCCGGCAGCAAGCCAATGGAAACTGGCTTCCAGGCCTGGAAGTTCGCCAAGGGGCTCTATCTGATCCCGCTGTTCATGGTCTTCAATCCGGAGATCATCATCGGCGGTCCGGTGCCGGTGGTGATCTGGAATGGCGTGATTGCCATCCTGGCGCTGGGCGCCTTCGCCGCGGCCCTGGAAGGCTACCTGTTCACTCGCATGTCCTGGCCGGTGCGCCTGGTCATCGTGCCGGCAATCGTCGGGGTCTTCTATCCGGACCTGCGCGCCGAGATTGCAGGCGCCACGGTAATGGCGTTGGCCATCGCCGGCAACTGGCTGGCCTGCCGACGGGAAGCGTCACCAACGGCTGCCTGA
- a CDS encoding YbaY family lipoprotein, with amino-acid sequence MTRHLTLIAALTSALTLAACDARNEENAAGNSTNAGSSTNQATGQAIAEKGLAETTTTQQNADSNDDEALENAATLTLSGTLSAPESTSLPAEAEIHVQLIDVSLEDGGAKVLTEEAFDADQVALPLPFSLTMPSATLNDDHRQVLQAEVRNANDLVLWSTAEPEALALNADSTPGPMALMLEPVKNAPSEQVFSQSDQQAKPAAEKAQAEPEAPEQS; translated from the coding sequence ATGACACGCCATCTTACCCTGATCGCCGCCCTGACCAGTGCCCTGACCCTGGCCGCCTGCGATGCCCGTAACGAGGAGAACGCCGCCGGCAACAGCACTAACGCGGGCTCAAGCACCAATCAAGCGACGGGTCAGGCCATCGCCGAGAAGGGCTTAGCCGAAACGACCACCACCCAGCAGAACGCCGACAGCAACGATGACGAAGCCCTAGAGAATGCCGCCACGCTGACCCTGAGTGGCACGCTCAGCGCCCCCGAAAGCACCTCACTGCCGGCCGAAGCCGAGATCCACGTGCAGCTGATCGATGTGTCTCTCGAGGACGGTGGCGCCAAGGTACTGACCGAGGAAGCCTTCGACGCCGACCAGGTCGCCCTGCCCCTGCCTTTCAGCCTGACGATGCCGAGTGCAACCCTCAATGATGACCATCGCCAGGTGCTGCAGGCCGAGGTGCGCAATGCGAATGACCTGGTGCTGTGGTCGACGGCCGAGCCCGAAGCCCTGGCCCTGAACGCCGACAGCACACCGGGCCCGATGGCCCTGATGTTGGAGCCCGTGAAAAACGCACCGAGCGAGCAGGTATTCAGCCAATCAGACCAACAGGCCAAACCTGCGGCGGAAAAGGCACAGGCTGAGCCAGAGGCGCCCGAACAGAGCTGA
- the purE gene encoding 5-(carboxyamino)imidazole ribonucleotide mutase, which translates to MQPSNEPPRVGVIMGSKSDWPVMEHAVAMLEKLGVAYETKVVSAHRTPDLLFDYAKSASERGLSVIIAGAGGAAHLPGMVASQTPLPVLGVPVESKSLKGLDSLLSIAQMPGGIAVGTLAIGKPGATNAGLLAAQIVGLQDAKVREAVEAFRAEQTQKVLDNPDPRTE; encoded by the coding sequence ATGCAGCCGTCGAACGAGCCACCACGCGTTGGCGTGATCATGGGATCCAAGTCGGACTGGCCGGTCATGGAGCACGCGGTGGCGATGCTCGAGAAACTCGGCGTGGCCTACGAGACCAAGGTGGTGTCTGCCCACCGTACGCCGGATCTGCTCTTCGACTACGCCAAGAGCGCTTCTGAGCGCGGCCTCTCGGTGATCATTGCCGGTGCCGGCGGGGCTGCCCACCTGCCCGGCATGGTGGCCTCCCAGACGCCGCTGCCGGTACTCGGCGTGCCGGTGGAGTCGAAGTCGCTCAAGGGGCTGGATTCGCTGCTGTCGATTGCTCAGATGCCTGGCGGCATCGCCGTGGGCACCCTGGCCATCGGCAAGCCCGGCGCCACCAACGCCGGCCTGCTGGCCGCGCAGATCGTTGGCCTGCAGGATGCCAAGGTGCGCGAGGCCGTCGAGGCCTTCCGTGCCGAGCAGACCCAGAAGGTGCTGGATAATCCCGATCCCCGGACCGAGTGA
- a CDS encoding 5-(carboxyamino)imidazole ribonucleotide synthase, with product MSDAANDAANNATGTAVGVLGAGQLGRMLALAGYPLANRFVFLDTTGNPSAGIGEVMILDPQAQQRQLEEFLAKVDLVTYEFEHLPVSLVQAIEAHKPVYPSSEAIRVCQNRAEEKALFDRLNIPTPAYRLVESAEELEAAARELGTPVVAKSVTEGYDGKGQAVLKSPDQAKDAWASINHSRLIVEAFVDFVREVSIIAVRGRDGQVVFYPMAENQHVDGILRYSVAPLPDLDDSVQQTADDYIRALLDELDYVGVLTLELFQTRDGRLMANEMAPRVHNSGHWSQDGAATSQFENHLRAIQGLPLGDTAARAPTCMVNVIGREGDPAEILAIEDAHLHRYGKSERAGRKLGHVNLVAPTHAALMEKVRACAALLPDAPAPKMSFED from the coding sequence ATGAGTGATGCTGCGAACGATGCTGCGAACAACGCGACCGGAACCGCCGTCGGCGTGCTGGGAGCCGGCCAGCTGGGTCGCATGCTGGCGCTGGCGGGCTATCCGCTGGCCAACCGCTTCGTGTTCCTGGACACCACGGGCAACCCGAGCGCCGGTATCGGCGAGGTGATGATCCTCGATCCGCAGGCGCAGCAGCGCCAGCTCGAGGAATTCCTCGCCAAGGTCGATCTGGTCACCTACGAGTTCGAGCACCTGCCGGTGTCACTGGTGCAGGCCATTGAGGCGCACAAGCCGGTCTATCCTTCTAGCGAGGCGATTCGCGTCTGCCAGAACCGGGCCGAAGAAAAGGCGCTGTTCGATCGCCTGAATATCCCCACCCCCGCCTATCGTTTGGTCGAGAGTGCCGAAGAGCTCGAGGCCGCTGCTCGCGAACTTGGCACGCCGGTGGTCGCCAAGTCGGTCACCGAGGGCTATGACGGCAAGGGTCAGGCGGTGCTCAAGTCGCCGGACCAGGCCAAGGACGCCTGGGCCTCGATCAACCATTCGCGGCTGATCGTCGAAGCCTTCGTCGACTTCGTGCGCGAGGTATCGATCATCGCCGTGCGCGGTCGCGACGGTCAGGTGGTCTTCTATCCGATGGCCGAGAACCAGCATGTCGATGGCATCCTGCGTTACTCGGTGGCTCCGCTGCCGGATCTTGACGACAGCGTTCAGCAGACCGCCGACGACTACATTCGCGCGCTGCTCGATGAGCTGGACTATGTCGGGGTGCTGACGCTTGAGCTGTTTCAGACCCGCGACGGTCGCCTGATGGCCAACGAAATGGCGCCCCGGGTCCACAACTCTGGCCACTGGAGCCAGGACGGCGCGGCGACCAGCCAGTTCGAGAACCATCTGCGCGCCATTCAGGGCCTGCCGCTTGGCGATACCGCGGCTCGGGCGCCGACTTGCATGGTCAATGTGATCGGTCGCGAGGGCGACCCCGCCGAGATTCTTGCCATCGAGGACGCCCACCTGCATCGCTACGGCAAGAGCGAGCGGGCCGGGCGTAAGCTTGGTCACGTCAATCTGGTGGCGCCGACTCATGCGGCGCTGATGGAGAAGGTCCGCGCCTGTGCCGCCCTGCTGCCCGATGCACCGGCGCCGAAGATGAGCTTCGAAGACTAA